The genomic interval AGAATGTTCAAGATGCCTCGGCTTTGTATATCTCATTAACCTTAAGTTCAACAGGGTAGGGGTACGGGCTTTTATAGTCCCGGAAAACCCCTTGTACAATGACCCAAATACCCCTAGGCAGTTACAATAGAGCCTAAGGGTACAGGGGTAAAATAAGTAGCTTCTTGGGGACCACCATACCAGCTGTCTTCTGCACTCGAGTGCACTTAAGAGCTGGTCCCCAGGCATCTTGGCTGGAATATCCGTCAGAGTCGTGACGGGCAAGCTTCCGTATTCTGACCTAGTCCGAATCGTCGAGGGGGTGCCGGTAGCGCCTAAGTGTTTTACTCGAATACCAAGGCATCTTGGCCGAACATGCCACATGAGGCATGATACTCGAATACCAAGGCATCTTAGCCGAACATGCCACCGGAGGCATATACTCGAATACCAAGGCACCTCGACCGAACATGCCACTTTGAGGCTCGCTTTGGGGCGAATAGGATGGAAAGGAGGGGCCGGTACCAACAAGATCCAAGATTTTTTCTCTCCAATAGATGTGTGAGTGTGATGCAACATCCGACTGTTTGATGCCACCAGATTTGATAGGCTTGTGGATAtaaaggttttatttataaattatttttatttataaatatatcgtctTATTTGTTCTCttaaatagtcaaacacaaCCTTAGTGAGGATTTTATTTAAATCTAATTGAAATTACTATAAACTATCCCACGTCTTTCAGCAACGAGTATATTAAAGTTAAAACCATATGAATCTCACCACTTAAGAAAGATATGTAATCTTATATAAGATACATGTAaccatccaaacaaaaaactctTTCAACCCCTCTGTCTCTGGCAGAGGACCAAACTGGttgatatatgtatgtatgtatgtatgtatgtatgtatgtatgtatgtatgtatgtatgtatgtatgtatgtatgcatgctCTTAACCAAGCCAAACTTaatctagataaaatattatgcaaaaaaatctagataaaacaaaataattacggGGGAAACTAAACACAAGAAATTATTGCTATGGTATTAGCACCATGCCGACCGTAAATCGTCAAACCGTTGTAAAGCTAAAGCTTTAAAGTTTTACTGTGCACCTCTGTTTTTACCCTCTGTTCATGTTTTCTGATGGAAACTGATTGAAAATCACGATACTTCAATGTTTCAACATGGATCAAAAGCAGTTTTCAAggcaaatttcaaaaaaaaaaagtaaattcgAGCAAAATCTGGTGAAAACTGTCGTACCGTTGGGGTTGGGATTCAGCTGACCTCCGGAAAGGTAAACAAACCCTACCCTCCTACAGTAAGATGTTCATCCAGTTCGGTATCCTGTAAATTGTCATCGATGGTAGACATTGCCTTGCAGTCTGTTTACCCGAGATGACCGGTTGTCAATGTACCGTAGTACTCACATCAGCTGCCTGCATTGATATGAGAAATGTCCATCGTCTATTCCCCGtcttaaattaaattagttttttttagtttagatttaaatgaaaaagaaacttattttaaatttgaacatgGAAGATTGACTTTATTTTGAGAGTACTCCatctattcaaaatatatgacatattttatttcGTTAGGAAAGTGGTTTAAccaaatattaatctattaaaataaaaaaaaactattattataatatttatattggaaattatttttcttatgattatattcatgtgatatattaatagaataatatttcatcaaaTTCTTATACTAAAATAGATCATACAATTtaatatgaagggagtacttGCTTAAGCAAGTTCGCCAAGGCATTTAGTGCATGCCGCCCTATCTAGTGGTCTTAATATGCCACGTAGAATGAGACCACATGTTTTAAAAGTTGTTTCCCAGCATAAGTGTCCTCCAGCAATAGCTTGAGATATGCACGTCAACCCTTAACATATTATATTTGAATCCTTTTAGCTTTTTGATTTACATATAAATCCTAAAAATTACATCAAAGACCCTGAAAGTCACATACAGCTTAAACCTCCTTTTGACTAGGTCTCCTTTTCCCTTGTCGGTCACAACAGACATATTCACCTCTTCATCTCCTCTCATTGGCACCGCTGACAAACCCCTCTCACATCCCTCTTCGCCGGCGCTACTCCTTCCCGCCCCTACCGTTGACTGCGCTCCCTCTCCCTTTGGTGTCACCATCTCCCTAGCAGCGGCGTAGATTAAGGAGACGAGGGCTCCTGCGGCGTGGATCTGAGCTCGACAGTAGTGGGGGAATGAGCTCGGTGAACGATGGCCTTTTAGATCGATGAGGAAAGACACCCAGAGCTAGGGCGACGTGGATCAACGTGGCAACTGCCTATGAAGCTCAAGTGAGCCGCTGACGGAGCTTGGACGGTGCAGAGATATATGCAACGGCCGCCACTCAGTGAGGTAACCCCATGCCCCCCTCTCCGGATGATGCCCTCCTCACTCCTTTCTCTCTTGCTGCCATCACTTCCTCTCCATTCTCTGCTCGCAGACGGCGGGGAGGCAAATGCACGACCTCCACAATGTTGTTCCCTGGCATCCCCCTGCGCCACCCTATGCCGAGATCCCCGCGGCTTGCAGAAGACACCAACAGCCTAGCAACTAGCAAGGCTACTCGCtccgccctctctctctcatctacTACGACGAACATGACGTGATGAGACCACTAGCCATGTCTCCAAATTGTGAATGGCTTCGGTACGTCCATGTCTACCCTTCCTCGGCGTTAGATTATATCATTGGAGTACAAATATTTGTGAGCTATGACATTATATGTCACGAAGCTCCTGCACCTGCAATGTCTGAGAATTATGGATCAATAATCTGCTTCATGGGCCACGATGGATCGTTCATTTCTTATAATAGGTGAAAAATTATTCGTTCCCGTGAGCACATTCTAATTAAAACTAAACTTTGTGAGTGTGTTTTACATTTTGTACCTAAaagttacttttaaaaaagagtactaatgtatttttaagtttacaataCCTAATggttaatttatcatttactaATATGAATATTCATTTTACTTGataatcttcttcttccctcaCCTTTAAACTATGCATTAATATTCAAAGCAAACTAGCAAAATTACACCTCATCTTGTTGtttcttctgcttatacttataatttgaatttctgaccttaaatttagagttaattttggagtttcttcaccgaagtttatgtTCCAGCCTTGGCTCttttatcgctaagaatatatatataaaagttatattcataaattatttttagtttgtaaatatgtcatttgatatttttttgtgaaaaagtcaaacaatcactcccCTAAATAATAATAAGCACGTGGATGTTCTATTGGTTTGATTTGCCCCAAAATATTGAATTCTTGAGCATGATTTAGCATACAccctatctttttgcttctcctcatacttataagtcaaaatttaaatttttaactttaaatttaaagttgattttgggttttatcaccgaagtttattttttcagccttggcttttagagcgttaagaatacaaatataaaatttatgttttttctatgaaaaaaccaaacaatccctCCCTTAAAGACAATAATAAGCATGTGTCTGTTCTATTGGTTTTATTGTCCCAAAATATTGAATTCTTCTGCACATGCATATAagtcataattaaaaaattttaacttagatttgaagttgatttttggttttttattgaagtttatttttcaatctcgatttttagatcgctaagaatacaatataaaatttatattcataaattagtttatatttgtaaataatttactttattttattctgtgaaaaaaccaaacgttCACCGTATAGGCACAAAAGCATATCTACCGGAGCAACAAAATTGACCACAAAAATTTCGACGAATGTCAAACGTCAAACCTTGATTTCCCCCTTCTAGAGACCTTTTGAATTCCTCAATCTGCCGTCTGCTTGTTTCTGTTCCCGCGTGTTGAAATCCTCTCCTCTTCCAGAAAGCCACGGAAACTAGCCTTCATCTGATCATCTCCTTCCACCTTCCCCACCAAGAAATGCCTTGTCGAACACCTCGCCACcccacgccacgccacgcgcGCGCCCATGGCACTCTCGTGCGCGGCCGAGTGCGCGCTCTCCCTCGCCTGCGCGCGGTGggcgctccgccgcctctccgtgtccggcgccgacgacaGCGCGTCCTGGCCCGCGGCCTCGCCCTCCTCCTTCGCGCCCGTCCCGCGCGCCTGCCGCTCCGCGCTCGCGGCCTACGACGCCGACGGGCCGGGGCACGAGGCagagccgtcgccgtcgcggctcTGCCCGCCGTACCGCCTCTCCCACgaccgcgcgcgcggggaggtcGTGCTCGCCGTGCGCGGGCTGGGCCTCGCGCGCCTCGAGGACTACCGTGTGCTCCTCGACGCCGGCGGGCCCGAGCCGTTCGCGGGCGGCCACGCGCACCGCGGGCTcctgcgcgccgccgtctgGCTGCTCGACCGGGAGGGCCCCGCGATCCGGCGGATGGTGGCGGAGTCCGGGCCGGCAGGGTGCAGGCTCGTGTTCGTGGGCCACTCGCTCGGCGCTGGGGTCGCCGCGGTCGCGGCCGTCGTGGCGGTGAGGTGCTGGCTCGGGAGCCTCGGGCTCCGCCGCGAGGGCGTAAGGTGCTACGCGATGGCGCCGCCCCGGTGCATGTCGCTCGGTCTCGCCGTCGAGTACGCCGACGTCGTCCACTCCGTCGTGCTACAGGCAAGCCTCCCATGTCGACGCAATGCCATGCTATCTTGATCGTAATCACTCACTTAATCTGATGCTAGTGTTTGTGGAATTGGATGATGCAGGACGATTTCTTGCCAAGAACCCCGGCGCCGCTGCAGCACATCTTCGGATCAATTTtctggtaattaattaaacagcTAAACATTCCCTGTCGCGTCAACTGCGTTAAGGGgcgttcctaaaaattttcacccaaaatcatcacatcgaatctttaaacatctaaatagagtattaaatatagacaaaacgaaaaactaattgcacagttacgtaagaaatcttgagacgaatcttttgagtctaattagtacgtgattagccataagtgctaaagtaaccaacatacgctaacgacggattaattaggctcaaaaaattcgtctcgcggtttacatgccagccgtaaaattcgttttatcattcgtgtccaaaaacttctttcgacatctggtcaaacgtctTGTGTGACAAATTTTTGTTAGGTAAACATGGTCTAATTCTTGGCTGGCTGTTCCAGTGCAGTTGattcaccatttttttttcctttggggGTGTGGCTTCCATTGCACATTGCAGTTTGCCGTGCCTATTGTGTTTTATTTGCATGAGAGACACGTTTGTGTCAGAGGGGAAGCTTAAGGATGCATCTAAACTGTATGCTCCCGGCAGAGTCTTCCATATCGTGGAGCGGGAGAACTGCAGGTACCGTACTATGGTGTGGTTTGCATCAATATTTTCGtttcttataagctaaaatttaatttttaatcttaaatttagagttaattttgagattttttcaccaaagtttttttagcttagcttttatatcattaaaaatatgtatagaaagttttattcatattttttcgtttataaatatatcgtttcacttttccattaaaaaagtcaaataatcacccctggttacaaaataaatgactgttttgattaattttaaataaaattgaaagCTACTCAGGTAAAATGACATCTGTATATCCCAGTTTATTACTCACTCTATTTATGAATACTTGTCAGTAagcactatttatatttaaacttttacagttcgtttcttttgcaaaacttttttaaatgcCTAGGTAGATGTCATGTTATCGA from Oryza brachyantha chromosome 3, ObraRS2, whole genome shotgun sequence carries:
- the LOC121053835 gene encoding uncharacterized protein LOC121053835; this encodes MALSCAAECALSLACARWALRRLSVSGADDSASWPAASPSSFAPVPRACRSALAAYDADGPGHEAEPSPSRLCPPYRLSHDRARGEVVLAVRGLGLARLEDYRVLLDAGGPEPFAGGHAHRGLLRAAVWLLDREGPAIRRMVAESGPAGCRLVFVGHSLGAGVAAVAAVVAVRCWLGSLGLRREGVRCYAMAPPRCMSLGLAVEYADVVHSVVLQDDFLPRTPAPLQHIFGSIFCLPCLLCFICMRDTFVSEGKLKDASKLYAPGRVFHIVERENCRCGRLPPQVRTAVPAEGRFEHVVLSCNATSDHGIIWIEKEAQRALDLMDQEEESTLAPSHQKMLRVQETKSLAEHQLNAIEHLVFVQEAHDGNSSSSSSSTTSPFSSPRSTTASESEWDGLVETFLGKNLSFTIEYLSREQSMVSSCSTK